Within the Prevotella scopos JCM 17725 genome, the region CAACTCTCTTCTAAATATTTTTAAAGTAGATGTAAGATAGTTTTTTACAGTCTGTGAAGATAAGTTCAGGGACTCTGCAATCTCTTGAATGGGCATATTCTTTTCACGACTCATCTCGTAAATCTGACAAGCACGCTTTGATAACAGTTTCTTTACCTGCCGAATTCGATCAACCGACTCATAGTAATCAAGCTGTTCTTCTGGTGTTGCAAATGAAGATAGTTTATCACATGCTTGACGATAGTCCTCAAAATCAAGCTGTGCCACCTGCTTCCTAAAACTATCAATAATTAAATTACGAGCAATGGTAAATATCAAGGCATTTACATTACCATAACAATCTAATTGTTCACGCATATTCCACAATTTCATAAAAGTTTCTTGAACGATATCTTCTGAAAGTGAAACATTCTTTGTCTGCGCCAATATGAAGCTATATAACTTGTTCGAGTAATACATATACAATTCTGAGAAAGCCTCGTAAGAACCTTCTCTCAACTGCATTACCCACTTATCATAAATGTCTTCCATTGCAATAGAACTTATTTGTCTTCGCACTAATCCAACACTTCTCACTCATACTAATTAGCCATTTAAATTACTATTTTTGGAGATAGGTTGATTAGTACTTAATATTGCTTAGCGATGCAAATATATACATATTCTTTTACAATCTATCACATTTCATCTTATTTTTTAATTATATCGTAGACGAAAAGTCAATTAGCAACAAAGAATAAAGTTTTATATCTAAAACTAATTATCTGACTAAAGTTTCCCACCCTCAAAAAGTTGGTTTAAAATAACAGTTTCTCAATAATTATTGGTAACTTTGTAGTGCTTTATTACATTGATTATCAACAAATTAAAGAGTAACTATTATGAATACAAAATTAGACAATTTCAGCGAGATATCCAAGCTTTTAAGTGTTAAAAGTAAGATGAGAAGCGATATTCTCTCACTTTTCTCAAAATTTGGTCTTGGACGTATGCTCTGTAGGCTTTCTTTGGAGAAACACGATGGTATCTCCGCTGTTCAACTGATTCTTTCCCTTTGTCTTTTCCGTATTAATGGTGAGACAATACACTCCATATACAAGAAGAATTTCTACCATCTTCTCACCACTGGAAAGAACTGCTATTATCGTATGATAGTCAGGCAGACAAGGAATTGGCGTCGTTTGCTTAGCTATACTGTTCTTCGTTTTGAATGCATTCTCCGAAAGAATGGCATTCAGACAGAGAGCGAGAACTCCTGTGTCATATTTGACGATACAACCTTGGAAAAGACTGGTAGAAAGCTTGAGCATATCACCAAGGTTTTCGACCATGTACGAATGAACTATGTTCTGGGCTACAAGCTTCTTTTATGCCTGTTCTTCGATGGTAAGTCCTCTCTGCCGTTCGACTTCTCCCTCCATGAGGAACTTGGAGGGAAAGAGGATGGCGGACTTGGCAAGAAGGCACTCCGCAGCAGATTCTCCAAGAGACGCATGAAAGAGAGTCCAGCGTATGAGCGGAATCAAGAGTGCGGTATGAGCAAGATGGACTCCGCCATAAGGATACTCCAGCGCATGTGGAAGAGTGGTATTCATCCCCATTATGCCTTGGCGGATAGTTGGTTTGCCTGCGAGAAGTTCATTGAGGAAGTCAGGAGAGTAGGCAACGGAGCTATACACTACATCGGTCTTGCAAAGATGGGAAAGACAAAGTACTTTGTGGAGAACAAGCGACACAATGCCGCTGAGCTCGTAGCAATGTATA harbors:
- a CDS encoding RNA polymerase sigma factor; the encoded protein is MEDIYDKWVMQLREGSYEAFSELYMYYSNKLYSFILAQTKNVSLSEDIVQETFMKLWNMREQLDCYGNVNALIFTIARNLIIDSFRKQVAQLDFEDYRQACDKLSSFATPEEQLDYYESVDRIRQVKKLLSKRACQIYEMSREKNMPIQEIAESLNLSSQTVKNYLTSTLKIFRRELSR
- a CDS encoding IS4 family transposase, which codes for MNTKLDNFSEISKLLSVKSKMRSDILSLFSKFGLGRMLCRLSLEKHDGISAVQLILSLCLFRINGETIHSIYKKNFYHLLTTGKNCYYRMIVRQTRNWRRLLSYTVLRFECILRKNGIQTESENSCVIFDDTTLEKTGRKLEHITKVFDHVRMNYVLGYKLLLCLFFDGKSSLPFDFSLHEELGGKEDGGLGKKALRSRFSKRRMKESPAYERNQECGMSKMDSAIRILQRMWKSGIHPHYALADSWFACEKFIEEVRRVGNGAIHYIGLAKMGKTKYFVENKRHNAAELVAMYTRRTKCCRKYKCQYIELRGCLGNIPVRIYLIKYGRRQTWNIMLSTDLPMNFVRAFELYQIRWNIEVVNKETKGHLRLGSYMGRDFDGQIADATLCYITYIVMSLEKRMSEYETMGELFADMEDDVMALTLWHRVLKCIERLLAALCDVLGFSVSEIGQLIVTDSEMRNNFEIMVKALEDRQQEKLTTVNIF